DNA sequence from the Scophthalmus maximus strain ysfricsl-2021 chromosome 1, ASM2237912v1, whole genome shotgun sequence genome:
CCAGTAGTTGTAACACCTGAAGAGCAGagaacaggagaacaggaaaaaGGTATTCATGATTACAGCAATGAAGCAATTTAGAAATCCCTGGATCTTATCCGAGGTTGCACAatcagatgggtttttttttattaacattgaATCAAATGTTAATGTATGAAAAAATTATTGTGTAatctaatataaaaaaaactagcaaACTGCTGAAAATCATCATCTTTCTCAGTTGGTTCAGTCCAAAAGACAGCTAAAAGTTCTGGTGAATATCAAACTGCATTTATCAGATGATGAGAAACACAACTCCAATGGGATGTTAACATGAGAGTCATAACATCCTGTTTTTCTGCCCCCTAGTGGGCAAGAATCaatgaatgcagctttaaataCGTAACATCAAGTACAAAGTTTTGTTTAAGAGCTGTGCAAAATTAACAGAGAAGCAATTGGATTGCAAGATCAAATAGAGCAACAAGTTGCATTATGGAACCAATACCAGACTGTAATCCTAATCTTCAATTAACCTTGGTCTTGCAGGAAAAATTTCTGAAGTCTGATAACCTCTGACAGTTGTGATTATCTGATAAACATGGGGTCAAAGACCGGTAGCAATGGCAATATCATGTCGACCCAAGAATCCAAAACTAGCTTTGTCCAGCACGGCTCAGAATGTTGGATAAGACACTTACGTGAAGACCTCAGTGCCCCAGCCTGCAGTCAGTGTGAAGAGGCGTGGCCCCAGGTCACGAGCAGGATTGATTGCACCGCCGCAGTTAGCTGACATTGACATGGAGATCCCCAGGACAATCACTGCCACTACAGCGGGTATCAGCTCTGTGGGAGCAGGCATGTTCCTCTTTTCACCCAGACACAGGATGCACAACATCAGCATGCCGGTGCCCACTACCTAATgacataaacacatacaaatacagcTATTAGTAGAACGGCTCTTGAAGTACACACTAAATACATACAGACTCAAATACTTCCAACTGACCTGGTCAAGGACACTTCTGCTCAAAGTCATATATTCTGTGGGATATGTGGCAAATATGGACGCCGTCTCATTTGGGCCGTAAACAGTCAGCAGTCCTCCGCTAAAGTCCATTATAGCATCTGAGATTGGAAAGGAGGTTAATGATATGTGACAAAAATCGAAAACAAATTGTATGCAAATGAGTATACACGTTCAGTATAGTGATGATATCATTTGAGATGCCAGAAAGACAAACCATAGTACACCAGGTAGACAAGAGCTGATGCCACATAGGCCCCCAGCAGCTGGGAGAGGGAATAGGGCACCAGCCTTCCCCAGGGCACCTTGCCCAACACACAGAAACTCAGAGTCACAGCTGGGTTCAGATGAGCACCTGCAGGAAAAGGAAGATGTTTAATGTAAATTCCCATGAGAAAGATTAGAAGGTCATGAGATCGTAGATTATCTGTAGCCATATGGTGCGACAGTTGAAAATTGTTGCATTCTAGGTACAAATCAGACACAGTGAAATCCTTGAAAAGATGGACGAGTTATTAATGTAATAAATCTAAAGTGGTCAGATCAGTGGGAGTCTGCAGCAATGCAAACGCAGGCAGTAAACAGAATGCTGATGTcttttactgtatgtttatgtacAACCAGTCTGTCAGGGAAGTCAACGGTGAAGTGAAATCATCATATCAAATGTTCATGtccatttttttcagtttttaccGGTGATGCCCTTGGTGAGGTACATGGCTGACATGACTCCGACAGAAAAGGCCATGTTGACTGACAGAAATTGGCCTTTAGTCTCCCTGCTTGTCTTCACCTGGGCTGCAGCCGAGCAGCCAAAGAGCTGAGGTAAAagggacagagtgagagaaagtggACAGACATCAGGAGAATTCAATAAGTCATTTAAGAAACAAGTAATAATCAATCCATGTTAAAAATACAGACGTCAAAGTTCACTTCAAACAGACACAGGGAAAAAAGTACAGGGGCACATCCTGTCATGTGTCTGATGAGTaactgattattatttaatctcTCAAGTCGGTGGTTGTTAAAATGTTATTGATTCAGTCCCCTCATAAACTTAGACTTTGTAATGAAACTGGCATCAATTGATCACAATCACTAAGTCCCCACAAATGACAGgatttcataaacacacacacacacacacacacacacacacacacacacacacacacacacacacactaactattTCAGCCGAATAacacaataataacaaatataaatacaaaggAAGTAGTTGGATAAAAGTAATTCCAGTGAAATGGTGTCATGAAGAGTGCCTTTATGGATAACcagattatattattattattatatttattatgattattattattattattattattattattattattattattattattatcattatattttactattattatgaGTTGTATTAGTAGTATTTAGGGGTAACTAAActtcaacatcatcaacaaaaacaacaactgtaaaatatacaataaaataatctaaactgtatatcaaataaataatatacaacatacagtatgccTTTTACTTGTCCTTTGCAACCAAtaagtaaaacacacaaagtaatacaaattgaaatgaaatgtaaggCAAACTaaatcattatgaaaatgaaattcataaaaTGGCTGGGAGTAGAAACATGATGAAACTGCAAATGGATCTTTTTTCAAAAACCCAGCTTGGAGTCTCACTTACCAGCAGAACAAAAGTTCCCAGGAATTCGGCCATGCACTCTCGCACCAGAGGATTCCTCACCCTCAGGAAACGTAACTTCAGCATGCCTGGAGTTGGATTAAACCCTTCTTCTCATCCCACACTGAATTTGTCACAGACCAGCTGTTGGGCtgttcgtctgtctgtctttctgtcccgGAGCTGATGGTTTTAGTGATGTATGTGACAGTGCTGAACTTCCACCTGAGCTTCTGATGACCCTCAATGCACTGTATCCCACCTCTCCACAGCTGGTCAAACACTAtgacttatttatttgtttgtgacaCCTCCGGATGGGCTGGTGCAGAGAGTGTAATATGCTTCCGCACTTAGCGGTTGCGTATATGAACAGGGGCCATAAACAGCAATGACAGAGGGCAATAAaccacaatatatatatatatatatatatatatatatatatatatatatatatatatacacacacaacaggaaTATATCTATGCCTATCAAGATGCAGTGACAGATGTTTATGAGAAAAAGCCATCTGTGCCCATTTAGTTTGGTACTCCGCCTATTAAATCAGCACAGCCGGAAATTTATATCATGACTCCCCTTGTCATGATGCATGAATAGAAGATGACTGATGAatatttgacacatttacatttagttCCCCATATTTATGTGCATGCATTGGTTTGTATATTTATCCTCTATTGAAGAACCCATATGCATCCATAAAGCATTATTGTATAAACCACAGGCAAGGCAAAATGGAAGCttaatatgatataaaaaattatccttttcagaaaaacagcATTGTCCAATAATAAAACCTATTctgaaatattgtttattgtcTTAGATCATCACTCTTGAGTCAGACTGCTCTTGATCTAAATGTGCATGTTCCTTAAAGCTCTCTCATGAATTCATCTTTAGTAGGAGTTTCTATGAATGGATGGTCAAAATTGAGATTGTCCAAACTTGTAAATTATATCAGTGAAATTCAAGTTTAAAAAGCCTTGGGCAGTAAGTAAATGTACACATTATATTAGAAATAGTCTGTTGAAATGGTAGGTCAGGTGTTTGATTAGAAGGGAAGCCAAGCTTATCAGTTTCACCATAACCCCACTCACTGAACTCTGACTGTTAATGGATTATATAAACCCAATAAGTACTTAGTAGGTGTAAATAGGCACGTGACTGTGACATGGAAATATGTTGACGTCAGATAAGATATGGAGACATCTTGAtactgtttatttaaaaatgaaatgttaggCTATAGTTTGAGTTTGGGgtaatactgtaaaaaaaaaagatggtgatTATCTCTCTACGACGATAAACCTCGACATGGTATGTGGAGTCGTAAAGCTACATAGTGATATCATATCTATCTCTCTTTGGTGCATAAGAGGACAGATACCTTTACCCTGTAGTTTTGTcctgggtttctttttctttttctggaaactgataaaaaatttaaaatgatatcaCACgttcgccctctgctggacataAGTACAACAAGCATCAATTTGTTAGTCTTTATTAAAAAAGCTAAATAGACTCTAAATGCTCTTGGCATGTATTCACAATATGTTCAACGTGTATTTTAATGTACAGTGCCACATTATTAATTGTCAAATGATCACTATTGGTATAAAAGTTGGTTGATTTGGTAAATGAATGAgccattattacattttaattattacataTAAATATCACAGGCCATGAGGTAGATGTGATCATgtaaaagagatttaaaaaagagataaaaaaaacacacttttggcGTTGTCTTCAAGATTATGTTTCCTTTTGAGCTTAGTTATAATAACAATGTGTAAACAAATTCCTGGATTGTTTCAATGGCCCAAATATCCTAGGTAATTAATGTCATGTTCTAAGCCTCTGTCGACTACACTATCTCTCATGgacgttgtttttgtttttgtttttcgtcaTCATTCCCAGAACTTTGTTGTGCCCAAAGCTCTTCCATAATCCTCATGTTTCCTGATGGTTCAGAGGGCGGCAAAGTATCACATCCACTGGCCCAGGGGGAAGTTTTCTGATCAAAGCCCAGGCTTCCAAACGTCTCATCCCCACCACACTCACACCTTCGATCTCTAGGACCTGATCACCAGGACACACCTTCTCAACTGGACCTCCTGAATGGACAATAGAAATAGGGACTGTTCAGTACATGGCTTCATGAAAAAGTCTGGAAACTGTTACAATCAAAATTTGATTCTGTTAAATACATCAATCAATTTTATGAGAAGTCTTATATGAACAAAACTGGTGTTCTCTGCGCTTCTGTTACTAT
Encoded proteins:
- the aqp10a gene encoding aquaporin-10a; the protein is MLKLRFLRVRNPLVRECMAEFLGTFVLLLFGCSAAAQVKTSRETKGQFLSVNMAFSVGVMSAMYLTKGITGAHLNPAVTLSFCVLGKVPWGRLVPYSLSQLLGAYVASALVYLVYYDAIMDFSGGLLTVYGPNETASIFATYPTEYMTLSRSVLDQVVGTGMLMLCILCLGEKRNMPAPTELIPAVVAVIVLGISMSMSANCGGAINPARDLGPRLFTLTAGWGTEVFTCYNYWFWVPLVAPLLGGVLGSFMYLIFIQLHLPDEDLPDSISTLSTISDKCKQPATTWEHGVEIKNAYF